In one window of Arthrobacter pascens DNA:
- a CDS encoding ABC transporter ATP-binding protein: MSHSATAATSVTLAGDAAVVTSGLQVTRGRTPVLRGLDFSIPAGRITGLLGPSASGKTTLMRAIVGVQRFSSGTVQVLGLPAGHPALRHRVGYVTQSPSVYPDLTVEANVRYFGAMHRKGRADAAEAIAAVGLEPQARQKTGDLSGGQLSRVSLACALVAHPKLLVLDEPTVGLDPVLRADLWDRFRSMAQAGTTLLVSSHVMEEASHCESLLLLREGRLLAQMTPQELSRRGHSTDLEKAFLHIIRDAEATPDGGAESSGTAPSDTGPVPESGPPLPGRPTPESTVRS; the protein is encoded by the coding sequence ATGTCCCATTCAGCAACAGCAGCAACAAGTGTCACCCTGGCTGGCGACGCAGCGGTGGTGACGAGCGGCCTGCAGGTGACGAGGGGCAGGACTCCTGTCCTCCGGGGGCTGGATTTTTCGATTCCCGCGGGCCGGATTACAGGCCTGCTGGGGCCGTCCGCCAGCGGCAAGACCACCCTGATGCGGGCCATCGTGGGAGTCCAGCGGTTCTCTTCCGGAACTGTGCAGGTCCTCGGCCTTCCCGCAGGCCATCCCGCGCTCCGGCACCGTGTGGGCTATGTGACACAGTCTCCCAGCGTCTACCCCGATCTGACGGTGGAAGCCAATGTCAGGTATTTCGGCGCCATGCACCGGAAGGGCCGGGCCGACGCGGCCGAGGCGATCGCCGCCGTCGGACTTGAACCCCAGGCCAGGCAGAAAACCGGCGACCTGTCGGGCGGGCAGCTAAGCCGGGTGTCACTCGCCTGCGCTTTGGTGGCGCATCCCAAACTCCTGGTGCTGGACGAGCCCACCGTCGGCCTTGACCCTGTGCTCCGGGCCGACCTGTGGGACCGTTTCCGGTCGATGGCCCAGGCCGGCACCACCCTGCTGGTTTCCAGTCATGTCATGGAAGAGGCAAGCCACTGCGAATCCCTCCTGCTGCTAAGGGAGGGCAGGCTGCTGGCCCAGATGACGCCGCAGGAGCTGAGCCGGCGCGGGCATAGCACAGACCTGGAAAAGGCCTTCCTGCACATCATCCGGGACGCGGAGGCAACGCCCGACGGCGGTGCGGAGTCCTCGGGAACGGCACCTTCCGATACAGGTCCGGTTCCGGAAAGCGGACCGCCCCTGCCGGGCCGTCCGACTCCTGAAAGCACGGTGCGGTCATGA
- a CDS encoding ABC transporter permease — translation MMLATTRRVLDQLRHDHRSVALILVVPALLLAAVYFLFENETLPPGIPRTFDRVGLMMLAIFPFVVMFLVTSITMLRERTSGTLERLLTTPIHKADLLFGYGLAFSIMAALQSLVATAVAYWIFGLDIKGSPGLVVLIAVINAVLGVALGLLCSAFARTEFQAVQFMPVVVVPQILLCGLFVARDRMNEVLEAVSNVLPLTFSVDALEEVAANAEATEQLWQDAGVMLAIVLGVLVLASLTLRRRTA, via the coding sequence ATGATGCTGGCCACCACCAGGCGGGTTTTGGACCAGCTGCGCCATGACCACCGAAGTGTGGCGCTGATCCTTGTGGTGCCGGCCCTGCTGCTGGCGGCAGTCTACTTTCTCTTCGAGAACGAGACGCTGCCGCCGGGGATTCCCCGGACATTCGACCGCGTAGGCCTGATGATGCTGGCCATCTTCCCGTTTGTGGTCATGTTCCTGGTCACGTCCATCACCATGCTTCGGGAACGGACCTCCGGGACCCTGGAGCGGCTGTTGACCACGCCCATCCACAAGGCAGACCTGCTCTTCGGCTACGGCCTGGCGTTTTCCATCATGGCCGCCCTGCAGTCACTGGTTGCCACGGCCGTTGCCTACTGGATTTTCGGCCTGGACATCAAAGGCAGCCCCGGCCTGGTGGTCTTGATCGCGGTAATAAACGCGGTCCTTGGCGTCGCGTTGGGGCTGCTCTGTTCAGCCTTTGCCCGGACGGAGTTCCAGGCCGTGCAGTTCATGCCGGTGGTAGTGGTGCCGCAGATACTGCTCTGCGGACTGTTTGTTGCCCGCGACCGGATGAACGAGGTCCTCGAGGCGGTATCGAACGTCCTGCCGCTCACGTTCTCGGTGGATGCCCTGGAGGAGGTTGCGGCCAACGCAGAGGCGACAGAGCAGCTCTGGCAGGATGCCGGAGTGATGCTGGCGATAGTCCTGGGCGTCCTGGTGCTCGCATCACTCACGTTGCGCCGGCGGACGGCATGA
- a CDS encoding TetR/AcrR family transcriptional regulator, whose protein sequence is MTGTRPVERAAAVRRGRRGGSTQSRAHILETARRLFAEHGFDGTSLRQVAREAGVDPAMIHHFFKGKDELFARSVALPADPAQVLAGVDRVDPRQRAEAIVWAVLRLWESPAQHSLEAFFRGAIGSKAKTLLLREMVTRTVLTRIMAGVPGPPGEVATRANLVATQVVGLMLVRYVVRLEPLASARPEDVVTLIAPNIQHYLTGDLKMTGPSAT, encoded by the coding sequence ATGACGGGGACCCGGCCTGTTGAGCGCGCCGCAGCTGTCCGCAGGGGCCGGAGGGGCGGGAGCACCCAATCCCGGGCCCACATCCTGGAAACGGCCCGCAGGCTGTTCGCCGAGCACGGCTTCGACGGCACAAGCCTCCGGCAGGTGGCCCGCGAGGCCGGTGTTGACCCGGCCATGATCCACCATTTCTTCAAGGGCAAGGACGAACTCTTTGCCCGAAGCGTGGCCCTGCCGGCGGACCCCGCCCAGGTCCTCGCGGGCGTTGACCGCGTCGATCCCCGGCAGCGCGCCGAGGCGATCGTGTGGGCTGTGCTCCGTCTTTGGGAGAGCCCCGCCCAGCACAGCCTGGAGGCGTTCTTCCGGGGCGCCATCGGGTCGAAGGCAAAGACTTTGCTGCTACGGGAGATGGTGACCCGGACCGTCCTCACCCGGATCATGGCCGGTGTGCCGGGTCCGCCCGGGGAGGTCGCCACTCGGGCTAACCTCGTGGCGACCCAGGTGGTCGGGCTCATGCTGGTCCGTTACGTGGTCAGGCTGGAACCCCTGGCCTCGGCCCGGCCAGAAGATGTGGTCACGCTGATCGCACCGAACATCCAGCACTATCTGACCGGTGACCTGAAGATGACGGGGCCATCAGCTACTTGA
- a CDS encoding GNAT family N-acetyltransferase, producing the protein MLSRVAPWLASHKDGAAPAGVLVRTLGGADTAALRGLALQDPVANVFILAHLRTAGTAAPTTGGASVLGVFDDGILVGACWTGANLVPVQLDPSLAGPVAAAAHSAGRRYASAFGPAEPVLALHAELEELGHAAHEVRHEQPLMTLAGPPSVEPNRNLTLGRMADFDRILPACAAMFEEEVGYSPFLGGREFYSRRVEGLIRQGHSLVHLNADGEVVFKAELGAVTADVTQIQGVWMNPLFRGQGLSAGYMAAVVEQARKIAPVTSLYVNGFNARARASYQRVGFREVGTFATVLF; encoded by the coding sequence ATGCTGTCAAGGGTAGCCCCGTGGTTAGCGTCTCATAAGGACGGCGCCGCACCCGCAGGCGTTCTGGTCCGCACCCTGGGCGGGGCGGACACGGCTGCCCTTCGGGGCCTTGCCCTGCAGGATCCTGTAGCTAACGTCTTTATCCTGGCGCACCTGCGCACGGCCGGCACCGCCGCGCCCACCACCGGGGGCGCCAGTGTCCTGGGGGTGTTCGACGACGGCATCCTGGTGGGTGCGTGCTGGACAGGTGCCAATCTTGTCCCGGTCCAGCTCGACCCTTCCCTTGCCGGACCCGTTGCCGCAGCTGCACACAGTGCCGGACGCCGTTACGCCTCGGCCTTTGGTCCCGCGGAGCCTGTCCTTGCACTGCATGCGGAACTGGAAGAACTCGGCCACGCCGCCCACGAAGTACGCCACGAACAGCCGCTCATGACGCTTGCCGGGCCGCCGTCAGTGGAACCGAACAGGAATCTGACGCTGGGCCGGATGGCTGACTTTGACCGTATCCTCCCCGCCTGCGCCGCCATGTTCGAAGAGGAAGTGGGCTATTCGCCCTTCCTCGGCGGCAGGGAGTTCTACAGCCGCAGGGTGGAGGGGCTGATCAGGCAAGGACATTCGCTGGTGCACCTCAACGCAGACGGCGAAGTGGTGTTCAAGGCCGAACTGGGCGCAGTGACGGCCGACGTCACGCAGATCCAGGGAGTATGGATGAACCCCCTGTTCCGCGGCCAGGGCCTGAGTGCGGGCTACATGGCTGCGGTGGTGGAACAGGCCAGGAAGATCGCGCCGGTCACTAGCCTGTATGTCAATGGCTTCAATGCGCGGGCCAGGGCTTCCTACCAGCGGGTCGGTTTCCGCGAGGTTGGAACCTTCGCTACAGTTCTTTTCTAG
- the ispG gene encoding flavodoxin-dependent (E)-4-hydroxy-3-methylbut-2-enyl-diphosphate synthase, with protein MTSVSLGMPSAPPPVLAPRRKTRQIKVGSVGVGSDSPISVQSMTTTPTTDINATLQQIAELTASGCDIVRVACPSADDADALPIIARKSQIPVIADIHFQPKYVFAAIEAGCAAVRVNPGNIRKFDDQVKEIAKAAKDHGTSIRIGVNAGSLEPGILKKYGKATPEALVESAVWEASLFEEHGFHDFKISVKHNDPVIMVAAYEMLAEKGDWPLHLGVTEAGPAFQGTIKSAVAFGALLSKGIGDTIRVSLSAPPVEEIKVGNQILQSLNLRPRKLEIVSCPSCGRAQVDVYSLAEQVTAGLEGMEIPLRVAVMGCVVNGPGEAREADLGVASGNGKGQIFVKGEVIKTVPESQIVETLIEEAMRIAEEMGEADGEDAVKGSPVVSVS; from the coding sequence GTGACCTCGGTCAGCCTGGGAATGCCGTCAGCACCCCCGCCCGTCCTTGCCCCCCGCCGCAAGACGCGCCAGATAAAGGTCGGATCGGTGGGAGTGGGCTCGGACTCTCCCATCAGCGTGCAGTCCATGACCACCACGCCCACGACGGACATCAACGCCACCCTGCAGCAGATCGCCGAACTTACCGCCTCAGGCTGTGACATCGTGCGCGTCGCCTGCCCGTCAGCCGATGACGCCGACGCGCTGCCCATCATTGCCCGCAAGTCGCAGATCCCTGTCATCGCGGACATCCACTTCCAGCCCAAGTATGTGTTTGCGGCCATCGAAGCCGGCTGCGCCGCCGTGCGCGTCAACCCCGGCAACATCCGCAAGTTCGATGACCAGGTCAAGGAGATCGCCAAGGCGGCCAAGGACCACGGGACGTCCATCCGCATCGGCGTGAACGCCGGTTCGCTTGAGCCGGGCATCCTGAAGAAGTATGGCAAGGCCACGCCCGAGGCACTCGTGGAGTCTGCCGTGTGGGAGGCTTCCCTGTTCGAGGAGCACGGCTTCCACGACTTCAAGATCTCCGTCAAACACAACGACCCCGTCATCATGGTTGCCGCCTATGAAATGCTGGCAGAAAAGGGTGACTGGCCGCTGCACCTCGGCGTGACCGAGGCCGGCCCGGCTTTCCAGGGAACCATCAAATCGGCCGTGGCCTTCGGTGCGCTCCTGTCCAAGGGCATCGGCGACACCATCCGGGTTTCCCTTTCCGCCCCGCCAGTGGAGGAAATCAAGGTGGGCAACCAGATCCTGCAATCGCTCAACCTGCGGCCGCGCAAGCTCGAAATCGTCTCCTGCCCCTCCTGTGGACGGGCCCAGGTGGACGTCTACAGCCTGGCCGAACAGGTCACCGCGGGCCTCGAGGGCATGGAGATCCCGCTCCGGGTGGCTGTCATGGGCTGCGTGGTTAACGGACCGGGCGAAGCCCGCGAAGCCGATCTTGGAGTCGCATCCGGCAACGGCAAGGGGCAGATCTTCGTGAAGGGTGAAGTCATTAAGACTGTGCCTGAGAGCCAGATTGTTGAGACACTGATCGAAGAAGCCATGCGTATTGCCGAAGAGATGGGGGAGGCCGATGGCGAAGATGCTGTCAAGGGTAGCCCCGTGGTTAGCGTCTCATAA
- a CDS encoding YciI family protein yields MTVFAVEYVYAADSAPARDENRPAHRAWLSGLADAGQLLTSGPYGDGAGALLIFKANGEPELNELLKQDPFALAGTIAGIRTTEWTPVIGILAPHAS; encoded by the coding sequence ATGACTGTTTTTGCCGTTGAGTACGTTTATGCCGCCGATTCCGCACCTGCCCGCGATGAGAACCGGCCCGCCCACCGTGCCTGGCTTTCCGGCCTTGCCGATGCCGGTCAGCTGCTGACCAGCGGTCCGTACGGGGACGGGGCAGGCGCCCTGCTGATCTTCAAGGCCAACGGTGAGCCCGAGCTGAACGAACTGCTCAAGCAGGATCCCTTCGCCCTGGCAGGCACCATTGCAGGTATCCGGACCACCGAATGGACGCCCGTGATCGGCATTCTCGCACCGCACGCGTCCTGA
- a CDS encoding MarR family transcriptional regulator yields MYVMTIDQRGSSNDVDRVPELVSQLRGITSAVFERSVGDELQGVVDDADAVVDIALHALRGGHWYVGIGIGRVQLAAAAPPREGTGSGFVAARKAVDRAKNAAGQVPLSVVSGNIGRGMDIPRDAQEGALACANAEAVLRLIGRLVQERTEAQWRVVDLLRIIQRSGGKHGSQKSVAKELGITEQSVSRAVLRSGWQEEWAARPAAAMLLDYAHSRILASGSIQAAGTPNEGDR; encoded by the coding sequence ATGTACGTCATGACTATCGACCAGCGCGGCAGCAGCAATGACGTGGACCGGGTGCCAGAACTCGTCTCACAACTGCGTGGTATTACTTCCGCCGTCTTTGAACGTTCCGTCGGCGATGAACTCCAGGGTGTGGTGGATGATGCCGATGCGGTGGTGGATATCGCCCTGCATGCATTGCGCGGGGGGCATTGGTATGTGGGCATCGGCATCGGCAGGGTTCAGCTTGCCGCCGCTGCCCCGCCCCGCGAGGGAACCGGAAGCGGCTTCGTTGCGGCCCGGAAAGCCGTTGACCGGGCCAAGAACGCGGCGGGCCAGGTCCCATTGTCGGTGGTCTCCGGCAATATCGGTCGTGGAATGGATATACCCCGCGACGCCCAAGAAGGAGCCCTGGCCTGCGCCAATGCCGAAGCTGTGCTCCGCCTGATCGGACGGCTTGTCCAGGAAAGGACAGAGGCCCAATGGAGGGTTGTTGACCTGCTCCGCATCATCCAGCGCAGCGGCGGCAAGCACGGCAGCCAGAAGAGCGTGGCCAAGGAACTGGGAATAACGGAACAATCGGTGAGCCGTGCCGTACTGAGGTCCGGATGGCAGGAAGAATGGGCTGCCAGGCCGGCAGCGGCGATGCTCCTGGATTACGCGCACTCGCGGATCCTGGCATCCGGAAGCATCCAAGCAGCTGGAACACCTAACGAAGGAGACCGGTGA
- a CDS encoding M50 family metallopeptidase yields MSPVLLFVLGVIFVAIGIAVSIALHEVGHLVPAKLFKVRVTKYMIGFGPTLWSQRKGETEYGIKAIPLGGYVSMIGMYPPNKDDGTVRPSSTGMFQTLATEARSLAHEDVGPGDENRVFYRLPVWKKIIVMLGGPAMNLLIGVVLTAVLLMGFGVATATTTISDVSKCQVAAGQTVDPDSPDCKLTPAAAAGLKPNDVVTSFDGKAVTAWDQLTEWIRASAGKEVSITVDRAGSPVTMTITPVLSARPVIGPDGRQAKDDAGNLLYQDVGFLGIGAQTALVPQPASSVLPVAGENISQVAGVVFNLPARVVGVAKAAFSSEPRDPNGPISVVGVGRVAGEVAAMEQVPVQSRLAALVGLLAGLNFALAVFNLIPLLPLDGGHVAGALYEGARRRVAKLFGKPDPGAFDIARLLPVTYVVAVLLIGMSALLIYADIVKPVNLFG; encoded by the coding sequence ATGAGTCCCGTTCTACTTTTTGTCCTCGGTGTCATTTTCGTGGCGATCGGCATCGCCGTGTCCATCGCGCTGCACGAAGTGGGGCACCTGGTTCCTGCCAAGCTGTTCAAGGTGCGGGTCACCAAGTACATGATCGGCTTCGGCCCGACGCTTTGGTCACAACGCAAAGGGGAGACCGAATACGGCATCAAGGCCATTCCGCTCGGAGGCTACGTGTCCATGATCGGCATGTACCCGCCCAACAAGGATGACGGAACGGTGCGTCCGTCCAGCACCGGCATGTTCCAGACCCTGGCCACGGAAGCACGGTCCCTTGCCCATGAGGATGTGGGGCCGGGGGATGAGAACCGCGTGTTCTACCGGCTGCCCGTGTGGAAGAAAATCATCGTGATGCTCGGCGGGCCGGCCATGAATCTGCTGATCGGGGTAGTGCTTACCGCCGTCCTGCTGATGGGCTTTGGCGTTGCCACGGCTACCACCACCATCTCGGATGTCTCGAAATGCCAGGTCGCTGCCGGGCAGACGGTTGATCCCGACTCTCCGGACTGCAAACTGACTCCGGCCGCTGCGGCGGGGCTCAAGCCCAACGACGTGGTCACCTCCTTTGACGGAAAAGCGGTGACTGCCTGGGACCAGTTGACAGAGTGGATCCGTGCTTCGGCCGGCAAGGAGGTCAGCATTACCGTTGACCGTGCCGGCTCTCCTGTCACCATGACCATCACGCCGGTGTTGTCCGCCCGGCCGGTCATCGGACCTGACGGTCGCCAGGCAAAGGACGACGCCGGCAACCTCCTGTACCAGGACGTCGGCTTCCTCGGCATCGGTGCGCAGACCGCACTGGTGCCCCAGCCGGCGTCGTCCGTCCTGCCCGTGGCGGGGGAAAACATCAGTCAGGTGGCGGGGGTCGTGTTCAACCTGCCAGCACGCGTTGTCGGGGTGGCGAAGGCAGCTTTCAGCTCCGAACCGCGTGATCCCAACGGACCCATCAGCGTGGTGGGCGTGGGCCGGGTCGCCGGTGAGGTGGCAGCCATGGAACAGGTACCGGTGCAGTCCAGGCTTGCAGCCCTGGTGGGGCTGCTCGCCGGGCTGAACTTCGCGCTTGCTGTCTTCAACCTCATCCCGCTGTTGCCGCTCGACGGCGGCCATGTTGCCGGCGCCTTGTATGAAGGTGCCCGACGTCGGGTGGCGAAGCTGTTCGGCAAGCCGGATCCGGGCGCCTTCGATATTGCCAGGTTGCTCCCGGTGACCTACGTGGTGGCGGTCCTGCTGATAGGGATGAGCGCGCTGCTGATTTACGCCGACATCGTGAAGCCGGTAAACCTGTTCGGCTAG